From Micromonas commoda chromosome 3, complete sequence, a single genomic window includes:
- a CDS encoding predicted protein, with translation MNRDLQRLYASTPAPEANDANGGEEKAAFAPPHVVAAAAQRALAAEGKAGGGAPSGGSGAHPAAPASRREESADAAAATHVAAIALARARRLQEAERGNRRNRRDNRRVNNKKNRRNKSEFGDDFLEDYLPGGSKYKPGGVGNGPGDPFGPGGGDGVNTFQPVPPRDVTLADLGGIEESLRAIRELILCPLTHPELYSWLGVDPPRGVLLHGPPGCGKTTLAHAIAREAGVPFFSIAAPEIVAGVSGESEAKIRQLFAAAAAAAPSIVFIDEVDAIVPKRESAGRQMESRIVAQLLASMDNLNDGVVRGHVTVIGATNRPDGMDAALRRAGRFDREIMLGIPDEGARARILAVQAKKLRLAGGLDLAEIAKKTPGYVGADLSALAKEAAASAVARIFQQLSGEESQSVVEKENVGPVEIGPEETLMGSGRLADRRPFDASELANLSITIEDFALALTKVQPSAQREGFTTTPEVTWEDVGSLTEVREELKFSVCEPIAHPARFHAMGLAVSTGVLLYGPPGCGKTLVAKATANEANANFISIKGPELLNKYVGESERAVRTLFARARAASPCVLFFDELDSLAPRRGNEGNQASERVVNQLLTEMDGLEARSSTFVVAATNRPDMIDSAMLRPGRLDKLLYVPLPPPDGRAAILKTLTRKTPLAADVDVGSIGTSARCGGFSGADLASLVREACVAALKGNLAAATAADAEREKIRKAGAAAGALPAPPAPPEVTLEHFEQAFERVQPSVSVADQKRYDELRRKLRRDVGALKPKDERPIDAGTESDMGGGAMEESGRATPSLYAGAPGGGSGKKRKM, from the exons ATGAACAGAGATCTTCAGAGGCTCTACGCGTCCacacccgcgcccgaggcgaacgacgcgaacggagGCGAGGAAAaggccgcgttcgcgccgccacacgtcgtcgccgccgcggcgcagcgcgcgctcgcggcggagggtaaggctggcggcggagctccttccggcggctccggcgctcaccccgccgcgccggcgagcaggagggaggagagcgcggacgcggcggcggccactcacgtcgcggccatcgcgctcgcccgcgccaggCGCCTgcaggaggcggagcgcggcaACAGGCGCAACAGGAGGGACAACAGGCGGGTGAACAACAAGAAGAACAGGCGGAACAAGTCGGAGTTTGGCGACGACTTTTTGGAGGACTACCTCCCCGGAGGGAGCAAGTACaagcccggcggcgtcggcaacGGCCCGGGGGATCCCTTCGGcccggggggcggcgacggcgtgaacACCTTCCAGCCCGTCCCTCCGCGGGACGTCacgctcgcggacctcggcggcatcgagGAATCCCTGAGGGCGATTCGCGAGCTCATCCTGTGCCCGCTGACGCACCCCGAACTCTACTCGTGGCTCGGCGTTGaccccccccgcggcgtttTGCTGCACGGTCCCCCGGGCTGCGGCAAGAccaccctcgcgcacgccatCGCCAGGGAGGCCGGGGTGCCCTTcttctccatcgccgccccgGAGATTGTCGCGGGCGTCTCGGGCGAGTCCGAGGCTAAGATCCGGCagctcttcgcggcggcggcggcggcggcgccgtcaaTCGTCttcatcgacgaggtcgacgccatcgtcccCAAACGCGAGAGCGCCGGGCGGCAGATGGAGAGCAGGATCGTGGCGCAGCtgctcgcgtcgatggaTAATCTCAACGACGGGGTTG TGCGGGGTCACGTCACCGTCATCGGAGCCACCAACCGACCGGAcggcatggacgccgcgctgcgccgcgcgggccggTTCGATCGCGAGATCATGCTGGGGAtccccgacgagggcgcgcgggcgaggataCTGGCCGTTCAGGCTAAGAAGCTGCGTTTAGCCGGCGGGTTGGACCTGGCGGAGATTGCGAAAAAGACGCCAGGGTACGTCGGAGCCGATCTGAGCGCCCTGGcgaaggaggctgccgcctccgcggtggctcGCATCTTCCAGCAACTCTCCGGCGAGGAGAGCCAGAGCGTGGTGGAAAAGGAAAACGTGGGTCCAGTTGAGATTGGTCCCGAGGAGACGCTGATGGGGTCGGGTCGACTGGCGGATCGGCGACCGTTCGACGCCTCCGAACTGGCGAACCTCTCCATAACCATCGAGGACTTTGCGCTCGCGCTGACCAAGGTGCAGCCCTCGGCGCAGCGCGAGGGGTTCACCACGACGCCGGAGGTGACCTGGGAGGACGTCGGGTCCCTGACGGAGGttcgcgaggagctcaaATTTTCCGTGTGCGAGCCCATAGCGCACCCGGCGCGGTTTCACGCTATGGGCCTGGCTGTGTCCACGGGCGTCTTGCTCTACGGTCCCCCGGGCTGCGGCAAGACGTTGGTGGCCAAGGCCACGGCGAACGAGGCCAACGCCAACTTCATCAGCATCAAGGGACCCGAGCTGCTGAACAAGTACGTGGGCGAGTCGGAGCGCGCGGTTCGAACGCTGTTCGCCAGGGCGagagccgcgtcgccctgcgTTTTGttcttcgacgagctcgactcgctcgcgccccggcgcgggaaCGAGGGGAACCAGGCGTCCGAACGCGTCGTGAACCAGCTGCTGACCGAGATGGACGGACTGGAGGCTCGCTCGTCcacgttcgtcgtcgccgccacgaaCAGGCCGGACATGATCGATTCGGCGATGCTCCGGCCGGGGCGGCTCGACAAGCTCCTCTACGTGCCGCTGCCCCCGCCGGATGGccgcgccgccatcctcaAGACGCTCACGCGGAAGACGCCGCTGgccgccgacgtggacgtgggcTCGATAGGCACGTCGGCGAGATGCGGCGGGTTCTCGGGCGCGGACCTGGCCAGCCTGGTGCGCgaggcgtgcgtcgcggcgctcaagggtaacctcgcggccgcgacggcggcggatgcggaaCGGGAGAAGATTAGAaaggcgggcgccgccgcgggcgcgctcccggcgccgcccgcgccgcccgaggtgACCCTGGAGCACTTCGAGCAGGCGTTCGAGCGCGTGCAGCCGTCGGTGAGCGTCGCGGATCAGAAGCGGTACGACGAGCTCCGGCGCAAGTTGCGAAGAGACGTGGGCGCGCTCAAGCCCAAGGATGAGCGCCCGATCGATGCCGGGACGGAGAGCGACatgggcggaggcgcgatggaggaatcggggcgcgcgacgccgtccctgTACGCGGGAGCTCCAGGGGGAGGCTCGGGGAAGAAGCGGAAGATGTGA